In the genome of Xenopus laevis strain J_2021 chromosome 1S, Xenopus_laevis_v10.1, whole genome shotgun sequence, one region contains:
- the uchl1.S gene encoding ubiquitin C-terminal hydrolase L1 S homeolog (The RefSeq protein has 3 substitutions compared to this genomic sequence) has protein sequence MQWRAMEINPEMLNKVLSQLGVSGAWKFVDVLGFEDESLNNVLTPVCALLLLFPLTPQHENFRKCQIKELQEKNANNKVYFLKQTIGNSCGTVGLIHAVANNKDKFNFAENSVLKGFIEQTAALSPEERAIHLEKNEAIKSAHNSVAAEGQCRENSDVNFHFILFTAVDGHLYELDGRLPSPVEHDPTSEGTLLKDAAKICRQFTEREQGEVRFSAVALSKSA, from the exons ATGCTGAACAAA GTTTTGGCCCAGTTGGGTGTGTCTGGTGCCTGGAAATTTGTGGATGTCTTGGGATTTGAGGATGAATCTCTGAACAATGTTCTCACACCAGTCTGTGCATTACTGCTACTTTTCCCCCTTACCCCACAG CATGAAAACTTTAGAAAGTGCCAAATAAAGGAGCTGCAAGAGAAGAATGCAAACAATAAAGTGTATTTCTTAAAACAGACCATTGGTAATTCCTGTGGCACAGTTGGGCTTATTCATGCTGTGgctaataataaagataaatttaaTTTTG CTGAAAACTCTGTGTTAAATGGTTTTATCGAACAAACTGCTGCACTTTCACCTGaagaaagggcaattcacctagAAAAAAATGAG GCTATAAAGTCTGCTCACAACTCTGTGGCTGCTGAAGGACAATGCAGG GAGAACAGTGATGTAaactttcattttatattgttcaCTGCTGTTGATGGACATCTTTATGAGTTGG ATGGCAGACTTCCTTCCCCTGTGGAACATGATCCAACCGCTGAAGGCACTTTACTAAAG GATGCAGCCAAAATATGCAGACAGTTTACTGAGCGTGAACAAGGAGAAGTTCGTTTTTCTGCTGTGGCTCTAAGCAAATCTGCTTAA